A window of Nymphaea colorata isolate Beijing-Zhang1983 unplaced genomic scaffold, ASM883128v2 scaffold0625, whole genome shotgun sequence contains these coding sequences:
- the LOC116245286 gene encoding LOW QUALITY PROTEIN: uncharacterized protein LOC116245286 (The sequence of the model RefSeq protein was modified relative to this genomic sequence to represent the inferred CDS: deleted 2 bases in 1 codon) — protein MTTVQKKDKGLNKHSFRGLTPDQINELSQEKVVELFRARMRRRFSRSSIAYAEIKHKYIRLYAKCKKSKKNTQPGEKPVPVKTHLRNAIVLPEMVGNNVAVYNGKSFNNVEIKFDMIGRYLGEFSLTYKPCKHGKAGVGATKGSAHTSLK, from the exons ATGACCACAGTTCAGAAGAAGGACAAGGGACTCAACAAGCACAGCTTCAGGGGACTCACCCCCGACCAGATCAACGAACTCAGCCAGGAAAAGGTGGTTGAGCTCTTCCGCGCcagaatgagaagaagattCTCCAGAAGT TCGATAGCCTATGCAGAGATCAAGCATAAATACATCCGCCTCTATGCCAAGtgcaagaagagcaaaaagaaCACCCAGCCCGGAGAGAAGCCCGTCCCCGTCAAGACCCACCTCCGCAATGCCATCGTCCTCCCCGAAATGGTCGGCAACAACGTTGCAGTCTACAACGGCAAGAGCTTCAACAACGTCGAAATCAAGTTCGACATGATCGGCAGGTACCTCGGCGAGTTCTCACTCACCTACAAGCCTTGCAAGCACGGTAAGGCCGGTGTCGGAGCCACCAAGGGATCCGCACACACCTCCCTTAAATGA
- the LOC116245287 gene encoding spindle assembly checkpoint kinase yields MIVGLKVIEKKRIIRDNFLVQFIRELKIQSFLDHPNIIKVYGYFSDEEHFYIILELGCDGQLFDIISGGQTLSEETTSFIIGNLLDAIALMHKNKILHRDIKP; encoded by the coding sequence ATGATCGTCGGTCTGAAGGTGATCGAGAAGAAGCGGATTATTCGCGATAACTTTTTGGTTCAGTTCATCAGAGAACTGAAGATCCAGAGCTTCCTTGACCATCCCAATATCATCAAGGTGTATGGCTACTTCAGCGATGAGGAGCACTTCTACATCATCTTGGAGCTCGGTTGCGACGGACAGCTCTTCGACATCATCTCTGGAGGGCAAACCCTATCAGAGGAGACCACTTCTTTCATCATCGGGAATCTCCTAGATGCTATCGCCCTCAtgcacaaaaacaaaatactgCACCGAGACATCAAGCCTTAG